A segment of the Streptomyces sp. ITFR-21 genome:
GACGCGGACGCCGGGGTCGACGGCGTTGATGCGGTGCTCGGTGCGGGTGCGGCGTTCACCCGTGTCGGGGTCGGTGTAGCGGTGAAGGAACTCCTCGGTCTCGATGCCGGGTAGCAGTTTCCTCACTCGTTTGGCAGACGGCTCAGTTACCCCCTCGTGCCCGGCCTTCTCGGGCGTCGCCGTAACTGTGGGGGCACTGCTTTCCGCGTTGTCTGGTGTGGGGGGTAGGGGCGTTGTAGTTACTGTCTTGCCATGGCGCTGCGAGATGTGGTCGATCTGATGGCGCCACGACCACAGGGACAGCCGGAGGTTCTCGCTCGCGTCGTCGTTGTCGATGAGGTCTGCGTCGAAGCCGGCGCCGGTGATGAGGGTGCGGTGGCGCTTGCGTGCCTGCCCCTTGTATCTGGCGGGGTACCGCTTCATCTCGTTGCCGGTCCAGACGAACGTCTCGCCGTGTTGGGCGGCGCTCAGCCAGGTGGTGGAGGAGACGGAGTACCAGTCGGCGGAGAGCATGAGTGGCGGGGATGAGAACCCCATCCCGTGGAGCTTGATCTGGCGGGAGAGGCTGCGGAGTACGGGGATGATGTCCCGGTCGCCGCAGGTGCCCTGACCGACGGCGATGTAGGGGTATTGGTCGGCCATGCGCTTGAGGGCGTCGAGGCCCCATTCCTCGTGCCAGACGACGATGGACTTTTCGGGGTCGAGGTGCTGCCGGCGGGCCTCGATCCAGTCGCGGCCCATGGGCAGTGCGTCGAACTCCGTGTACGCCTGGACGCGGTCCAGGTTCTGTTCGGCGAACTCGTCGTAGTGGTCGGCTATCTCCTGGATCTCCTCGGGGGTGACCTCGACGCCGGCCCGGTTGAGCGTGTGACAGCCACTGTCCAGGAAGACGGACTGCTCGGGGGAGTAGTGCTCAGCGATCGACCAGGGCTTGGTGAACTTCACCCGGCGCCGCAACCCCATGTAGGACATGCCGACGTGGGGGACGCTTTCGGCCGCGCACAGGGTTCTGTGGGAGGGGATTTCTGTGCCGGCGAAGTAGAAGATCACGATGTCTCCGGGCGGGCTGCGTCGTAGAACTGCTGGCGGCGGAAGTGGTGGTTGTCCTCTGCGCAGATTCCGGCGACGTCCTGGGTGACTCGGTCGAGCGCATTCGCGGCCTCGGGATAGCACTCGTGTGCGTGGCGGAGGATCTCGGCCAAGGCGCGGTAGTGCTTGCGGGACATGCTCATGCGGCGCCTGCTTCGCGGGTGTCGATCAGGGTGACCACGGTGGCGCCGTTGTGGCCATGAATCTCCACGACGTCGTTGATGGAGTCGTAGACGGCGGTGGAGGCGATGTGCGTGTTCCAGCGCATGGCTACGGTGCCGTCGGGAAAGATCACGCCTCCCGCCACGGTCCCGGTGCCGGAAATTCCGGTGACGTCCTCGGCGCGGTCGAGGTGGAACCGCACGAGATCGGTGTCTCGGCGGTGGGCCGTGGTGGTGTGCTTGGCGCTCATGGCTGCTCCGTGCTGTGGGGGAAGAGGCGGAGATCGTGCTGGCGCTCGACGGCACCGGCGAGGTCGGTCCAGGGGCGGACTTCCTGGGGGCTGGGGGTGGGCTGCTGGGGCCCTTGGAAGGCGGGGGTGACGAGCGCGGTGTTCCAGCCGGCCGAGGTCTCGGCTGTGGCGCAGGCGGGGTCGGACTCGATGACGAGGGCGCCGATGCGCCAAGCGCGGACGCGCTGGAGTACTTCGAGGCGGCCGGCCGGTCCGGGCTCGGGGGCGTGGAGGTAGGACTGGTGGCCGGTCAGGTGCCGCTTGGTGAGCCACAGAGCGATGTCTTGCTCGGTCCACGTGTGGGAGAGCAGGTGCAGGCGCGAGTTCTTGACGAGGGCCTGGTACAGGCCCCATCCGGTGTCGTAGTGGCCTTCGGTGCCGGGTATGCGGAGGACGCCTTCGACGACCAGCACGGCTGTCAGCACGTTGATCAGCTCCGTATGCCTGATAAGTGCAGAAAGCGTATTAATGCTGGATTTTGGAACGGTAATGATTGGCACCCGCGACTGCGGCGTTAGGGTGCGAGCAGAAGGGGGAGAAGCCGGTGACGATTGAGGAGTTGCTTCTTGCGGAGATGCGGGCGCAGGTCTCCAGGACGCCGAAGACGGGCCGCAGGGCCGCGTGGGCTTTCGGGTCGCTCGCGGATCTTCTGCTGGAGCACGGCAGGCTCTTCACGCCGGCGTCCTTGCCGGCGTCGGTGCATCGGCTCAGCCCGAGGCAGTGCTACGCGAACGCATTCGCCCTGGCGACCGTCCGGCCCGAGTTGGTCTACGCCGAGGGGTACGCGGTGTGCGACTACGACGGAGATCTGATCCATTACCAGCACGCCTGGTGCGTTGCCGAGGACGGGACTGTCGTAGATCCGACATGGCTGACGCCGGGCGACGCCTACCTGGGTCTGCCTATCGGCCCTCGGGTCGGAGCCCCACGGTTCGGACCGGGGCTGATCCACGAAATGAGCCAGCTCGCACCGGTGTTGGAGTTCGGCTTGTCCGATGACGCCCTGGTGGCCGTCGGCCGTCCGGCAGTATCCCTGAGCGGTTGAGCAGGGTGGCCATGCTGACATCCCCCGTCGGTAACCCTCGCGGATCTACCCTGGCCCGGAATGACGCATAGCAGTGAAGGAGCACATTGTGGCTAGTCCCGAGGAAATGCAGGCCCCTGAAGAGCAACGGCAGGGGCCGGTGATCCGCCGACGCGAGCAGGTGCAGCCGGGCACCACTGATCAGCGCCTGCTGGACAGCCACGGCCCCACCGACTGGGTGCACAGCGATCCGTGGCGGGTGCTGCGTATCCAGTCGGAGTTCGTCGAGGGCTTCGGCGCGCTGGCAGAACTCGGTCCCGCTATCAGCGTCTTCGGCTCCGCCCGGACGCCGCGCGACTCCCGCGAGTACGAGGCCGGCGTGCGGATCGGCCACGCCTTGACCGAGGCGGGCTTCGCCGTCATCACCGGCGGCGGCCCCGGCGCGATGGAGGCCGCCAACAAGGGCGCCCTCGAAGCGGGCGGCGTCTCCGTCGGCCTCGGCATCGAGCTGCCCTTCGAGCAGGGCCTCAACCAGTACGTGTCCCTGGGGCTCAATTTCCGCTATTTCTTTGTAAGAAAAATGATGTTCGTTAAGTACGGCCAAGGGTTTGTTGTGCTGCCGGGGGGACTGGGAACCCTTGACGAACTCTTCGAGGCGCTGACCCTT
Coding sequences within it:
- a CDS encoding TIGR00730 family Rossman fold protein; protein product: MQAPEEQRQGPVIRRREQVQPGTTDQRLLDSHGPTDWVHSDPWRVLRIQSEFVEGFGALAELGPAISVFGSARTPRDSREYEAGVRIGHALTEAGFAVITGGGPGAMEAANKGALEAGGVSVGLGIELPFEQGLNQYVSLGLNFRYFFVRKMMFVKYGQGFVVLPGGLGTLDELFEALTLVQTKKVTRFPIVLFGTEYWGGLVDWLRNTLVAQGKASEKDLMLFHVTDDVEEAVALVSKEVGQHGSITA